DNA sequence from the Sulfurimonas sp. genome:
GGCGGCATGGTATCTGTATGACTATTTTATAGCAATGCTTACTTTGGTATTATCTTTTATAGTAATGGGCATAGTTCGTTCAAAACTGCGAAACAGCGTAATTCCCCCTGCTCAAAGAGAGTATCACTATAACGACAAAGGGATAGCCGACTGGTATACGGCAAAAGAGTTATGCTATGAGACTCATTAGAGCTTCATAGGAACGCCATAACTCATAATGTGACTCTCATGCCCTAATTCTCTCTTAATGACATCGGCAAATGCCCCCATCTTATCTACTTCTCCGTGAATTAGATAAATATTTTTCAAACCTTCAATAGGTCGTATCCACTCAATCAACTCATTCTGATCCGCATGAGCCGAAAAGCCGTTAATAGTGTAAACTTTAGCTTTTACTACGATATCTTCACCGTAAATTTTTATTAATTTTTCACCGTCAACTATACTTCGTCCTAATGTTTCTTTAACCTGATATCCGACAAAAACAACTGCATTTTTTGGATTCCAAAGTCTATGTTTTAAGTGGTGCATTATCCGTCCGCCGTTACACATACCGCTGCCTGCAATTATTATACACTTCTCTTTTACTCTATTTATTGCTATTGATTGTTCTCTTGTCGTAGTCGGCTCAAGCCATGCAAATGAAAACGGATCGCTTCCGCTTCCTGTTGAATATTCAACCTCGTCGCTTAAATGAATCGGATAGCGATTGTAAAGCTTTGTCGCTTTTATAGCAAGCGGACTATCGAGAAAGATGCGGCACTTAGGCAGCTCGCCGTTATCATGCATCCCGTGAAGCAGCCATAGTATCTCTTGCGTTCTCTCTAGCGCAAAAGAGGGGATTATAACACTACCGTTATGCTTAAGCGTTGAGACTACCGCCTCTTTAAACTCTTCTATGCTTTGTTCTAACAGTTTGTGATTGCGATCTCCGTATGTCGACTCGATAAAGAGCGAATCCGCTTCCCCGATATTGTCACGACTGTCTATTATCATCCTTTGCGGGGAGCCAATATCGCCTGAAAATACAATCCTCTTATGTTGATTCTCCTCTTGATAATCAATCATAACAAAAGCACTGCCCATTATATGTCCTGCATTGCCTAAAGATACTCTTATATGCTGTTTAAGCTTATGTTCTTCAAAATACTCAAGCGTGCGCCATTTTTTCGCAAAAACTTCTTTTACATCTTCTTTGCTGTACAGAGGTTCAAATATGCCATCCTCTTCACCGCGTCTTCTGGCTTTTTTTCTTATAGTCTTATACTCTTCTTGAAGTATTGAAGCACTGTCAAGAAGCATTATTTTTGCTATCTCGCAAGTTGCCTCCGTAGAAATTATAGTGCCGTGAAATCCGTCTTTTACCAGCTTTGGCACTCTTCCGATATGATCAAGATGTGCGTGAGTCAAAATAAGATAGTCAATTTTTGAGGGGATAAACTCAAAAGGCTTATAATTTTTTTCATCACCGCCGTTTCCTTGAAACATACCGCAATCAATCAATATTCTTATAGAGCCTATTTTCAGTAGGTGACACGAACCCGTTACAGTTTGCGCCGCCCCATATGATGTTACGGTTACCATTATTAAATCCTTGATAAAAACTGCTTGATTATATTCAAATTTAACTATTATGAAACTTATACTATAATTCAACATAATAAATAACGATTTACTAAACACCACTAGAAAGGCTTTTGCTCATTCTAGTGCATAACATATCGGTAAACAAGGGAAATAAAATATTTTATGGCACTAATAGACTTACTAAATATATCAAAACATTATGAAGCTCAAAAGATTTTAATCGATGTTAATTTTCATGTAGACGAAGGCGAGAGAATCGTTATCATAGGTAAAAACGGAAGCGGAAAATCCACTCTGATGAAGATTGTCAACGGAACGCTTGAACAAGACGGCGGTGAGAGGATATCCAGACAAAATTTAGAAGTAAAAATGCTATCCCAAAAACCTGAGTTTAAAGAGGGAGATACAGTAAGAGAAGCCGTAGAGGCAGGTTTAGATGAGCTTAATCGTGCAAAAAAAAGATATGACGAACTCTCCTTACTGCTCGCTGATGATTTTGAGAACAAACTTTTCATTGATGAACATGAGAGGCTGTCTCGCTATATTGAGCATCACAACGCTTGGAACTTAGACGATAAAATAGAGAGAATTATCCAACATTTTGATCTTGTGCAGTATGAAGACAAACCCGTAACACTGCTAAGCGGCGGAGAACAAAGAAGAGTAGCACTTGCTTCACTGCTGCTGCAAAAACCGGATGTTTTACTGCTTGACGAACCTACGAACCACCTTGATGTATATATGGTTGAATTTTTAGAAGAGTTGCTTTTAAAAGAAAAATTTACTCTAGTTTTTATCTCTCACGATAGATATTTTATAGACAGAGTAGCTACAAAATGTGTTGAAGTCGAAGATTGTTCTATTAGGGAGTATAGCGGCGGTTACAGCAGTTACTTGACTCAAAAAGAGGAGTATATGCGAACGCTGGAAAAACAGCATGAAACTCTGCTAACAATACTAAAGAGAGAAAATGAGTGGTTTTCAAGAGGCGTAAAAGCAAGGCTAAAAAGAAACGAAGGTCGCAAAGAACGACTTATGTCTCTTAGAGAAGATGCCAAAACAAACCCATCCAAAATAAAAAAAATGACGCTGGAGCTTGAGCGCGAAGCAAAACACTTCAATCGCGACAAAAGCGTAAACAAACAAAAAATGCTCTTTGAAGTGGAAAATTTGGGTTTAACACTGGGAGACAAAGAACTTTTAAAAAATTTCACTACCAGAATCCTTCAAAAAGATGTTATAGCTATCGTAGGTCCAAACGGCAGCGGCAAGTCAACCCTGCTTAAAGCTCTTTTAGGACGCATAGAGCCGACAAGCGGAACCATAAAAAGAGGTGAATTTAAAATAGGTTACTTTGATCAACACCGCGAAATGCTTGATGACGATAAAAATCTTATAGAGACTTTTTGCCCGCACGGCGGAGACAGAGTAAGTGTTCGCGGTCGCGATATGCATGTTTACGGTTACTTAAAAAATTTTCTTTTTCCAAGAGAGTTTTTGGATAAAAAAATAGGCATCCTCAGCGGCGGAGAAAAAAACCGTATCGCTTTAGCCCTGCTTTTTACGAAAAATGTCGACATACTCATACTGGATGAGCCTACAAACGATTTGGACATCCCGACCATAAACATTTTAGAAGAACAGTTAACCAACTTTAGCGGAGCCGTAATCATAGTAAGCCACGATAGGTATTTTGTAGATAAAATTGCAAAAAAACTCTTTATTTTTAAAGAAGATAAGCATATTGAGGAGAGTTACCAAAACTACTCTGAGTATTTAGAGCTTGAAAAAGAGCTAAAAGAGCTTGATGAAATGGAAAAAGAGAGTCAAAAAGCAGAACCTAAAGCAAGAGAGAGCAAACCAAAAGAGTTAAAACTTACTTTCAAAGAGAAAATTGCACTTGAAAAACTGCCTATTGATATAGAAGAGCTTGAAGCAAAACTGGAAGAAAAAAACAGCTGCTTGACAAATCCGCAATGCTACGAGAAAATAGGCATAACGCAATTGGCAAAAGAGTTAGAAGAACTTGAGAAGCTTTATGAACAAAAGGTTGAGGAGCTGTTAACTATTCAATTAAAAGAGGAAGAGATAAACAGCTAACTTCCTACATAACTTTTTTTTAGATTGCTTCACTTTGTTCGCAATGACAGTCATTGCGAGGAGAGAAGCGACGAAGCAATCTATATGAAAGTGTTAATTACTTTTGAGCCTCTTTTAGCGTGTCTGCAATCAGAAACGCCAATTCTAACGCCTGATCGGCATTTAGACGAGGGTCGCAATGAGTATGGTAACGAGAGCTTAAATCCTCTTCGGTTACAACGAATGAACCGCCGATACACTCTGTTACATTTTTACCCGTCATCTCTAAATGAACACCGCCTGCAAATGTGCCCTCTGCTTTATGGACTTGGAAAAACTGCTTCATCTCTCTAAGGATAGAATCAACAGGACGGGTTTTAAAGTTGTTTGACGATTTGATGGTGTTTCCGTGCATAGGGTCGCAGCTCCAAAGAACTTTTTTGCCTTCTCTCTCGATTGCGTGGATAAGCTTCGGCATACCGTCGGCTACTTTATCCGCACCCATTCTTACGATAACATTGAGTCGCCCCGCTTCATTGTCAGGGTTTAAAATATCGCAAAGTCTTACCAAATCTTCAGGATCCATTGACGGACCCGCTTTTAAACCGATAGGATTTTTAATGCCTCTCATATACTC
Encoded proteins:
- the abc-f gene encoding ribosomal protection-like ABC-F family protein is translated as MALIDLLNISKHYEAQKILIDVNFHVDEGERIVIIGKNGSGKSTLMKIVNGTLEQDGGERISRQNLEVKMLSQKPEFKEGDTVREAVEAGLDELNRAKKRYDELSLLLADDFENKLFIDEHERLSRYIEHHNAWNLDDKIERIIQHFDLVQYEDKPVTLLSGGEQRRVALASLLLQKPDVLLLDEPTNHLDVYMVEFLEELLLKEKFTLVFISHDRYFIDRVATKCVEVEDCSIREYSGGYSSYLTQKEEYMRTLEKQHETLLTILKRENEWFSRGVKARLKRNEGRKERLMSLREDAKTNPSKIKKMTLELEREAKHFNRDKSVNKQKMLFEVENLGLTLGDKELLKNFTTRILQKDVIAIVGPNGSGKSTLLKALLGRIEPTSGTIKRGEFKIGYFDQHREMLDDDKNLIETFCPHGGDRVSVRGRDMHVYGYLKNFLFPREFLDKKIGILSGGEKNRIALALLFTKNVDILILDEPTNDLDIPTINILEEQLTNFSGAVIIVSHDRYFVDKIAKKLFIFKEDKHIEESYQNYSEYLELEKELKELDEMEKESQKAEPKARESKPKELKLTFKEKIALEKLPIDIEELEAKLEEKNSCLTNPQCYEKIGITQLAKELEELEKLYEQKVEELLTIQLKEEEINS
- a CDS encoding MBL fold metallo-hydrolase encodes the protein MVTVTSYGAAQTVTGSCHLLKIGSIRILIDCGMFQGNGGDEKNYKPFEFIPSKIDYLILTHAHLDHIGRVPKLVKDGFHGTIISTEATCEIAKIMLLDSASILQEEYKTIRKKARRRGEEDGIFEPLYSKEDVKEVFAKKWRTLEYFEEHKLKQHIRVSLGNAGHIMGSAFVMIDYQEENQHKRIVFSGDIGSPQRMIIDSRDNIGEADSLFIESTYGDRNHKLLEQSIEEFKEAVVSTLKHNGSVIIPSFALERTQEILWLLHGMHDNGELPKCRIFLDSPLAIKATKLYNRYPIHLSDEVEYSTGSGSDPFSFAWLEPTTTREQSIAINRVKEKCIIIAGSGMCNGGRIMHHLKHRLWNPKNAVVFVGYQVKETLGRSIVDGEKLIKIYGEDIVVKAKVYTINGFSAHADQNELIEWIRPIEGLKNIYLIHGEVDKMGAFADVIKRELGHESHIMSYGVPMKL